A window from Fusarium musae strain F31 chromosome 8, whole genome shotgun sequence encodes these proteins:
- a CDS encoding hypothetical protein (EggNog:ENOG41) — protein sequence MDYTTETTTAEPTTTDATTTVAETTSSAAIPTFTMFASGSNAVAGNSLETYDRDSTVAVFDPATEDDNPSARQYSIDSQGRIVNDLGWYLCGYYGATNEELNKPATVVTCHTQIALQTAFLTCELSGPFGIECSVPAMSCTWSLNSVGVRALGHTWQIGGSDTPANYERMTMSIREVGA from the exons ATGGACTACACTACGGAGACTACAACTGCTGAGCCAACCACCACCgacgccaccaccaccgtGGCTGAGACAACATCATCCGCAGCCATCCCTACCTTCACAATGTTTGCTTCCGGCTCAAACGCCGTGGCAGGTAACAGTCTCGAGACTTACGACCGCGACAGCACCGTGGCCGTATTCGACCCCGCCACCGAGGACGACAATCCCTCAGCCCGACAATATTCCATCGACTCTCAAGGCAGGATCGTAAATGACCTCGGCTGGTATCTCTGTGGCTATTATGGTGCGACGAACGAGGAACTGAACAAGCCTGCTACTGTTGTGACCTGCCATACCCAGATTGCATTGCAGACAGCTTTCCTGACTTGCGAGTTGTCTGGTCCCTTTGGTATCGAGTGCTCGGTCCCGGCGATGTCTT GTACTTGGAGCCTGAATTCTGTCGGTGTTCGAGCGCTTGGCCACACTTGGCAGATTGGAGGTAGTGATACGCCGGCTAATTATGAGCGTATGACTATGAGCATCCGGGAAGTCGGAGCGTAG
- a CDS encoding hypothetical protein (EggNog:ENOG41), with the protein MYIPSLLLSILGVVSIACAFPSQISNPEQLRGNSSASQKLDANADEDSLRYQPAFYFDKGICKGAKRPIPDGGACVSRSLVSKRKVYTRKRCNNVVFVKNNTVQHVAASENGVYIRRDKPHLQEGHPLMLNYGPVSHRSAVFRFANKGHVEKIRKDVGEWVVANLVNWDGSPTPALNKKLSTHDARRKKDHLADEHFTETLYEAAGECVPGFDCESGETKDMHKERQKKKVKAKDKDKIEEEEKDSDKKFDIKETVKGKNKHEAEEKDSDKKFDIKETVKGKDKHEAEEKDQTIERGKDEEDKNGEKDKDKIKEEEKDSDKKFNIKETVKGKDKHEAEEKDQTIERGKDEEDKNGEKHKDDGKKEENQFDIKKQKDEEK; encoded by the exons ATGTATATCccatctcttctcctttccatCCTTGGAGTAGTCTCCATTGCTTGTGCATTCCCCAGCCAAATCTCAAATCCGGAGCAGCTCCGAGGAAATAGCTCTGCATCGCAGAAGCTTGATGCAAATGCAGATGAAGACAGTCTTCGGTACCAGCCAGCCTTTTACTTTGACAAGGGGATCTGTAAAGGCGCCAAAAGGCCCATACCAGATGGTGGGGCTTGCGTTTCGAGATCTCTAGTATCCAAGAGAAAGGTCTACACGAGGAAGCGCTGCAACAACG TGGTCtttgtcaagaacaacaccGTCCAGCACGTTGCAGCTTCAGAAAACGGAGTATACATTCGCAGGGACAAACCCCACCTACAAGAGGGCCATCCTCTGATGCTAAATTATGGGCCTGTTTCCCATCGGAGTGCTGTCTTTCGTTTTGCCAACAAGGGGCACGTGGAGAAAATTAGGAAGGATGTTGGGGAATGGGTTGTCGCAAATCTAGTTAATTGGGATGGGTCTCCTACACCAGCGCTGAACAAGAAGTTGTCAACTCATGACGCTCGGAGGAAAAAGGACCATTTGGCGGATGAGCACTTTACGGAGACTTTGTACGAGGCAGCCGGGGAATGTGTTCCTGGATTTGATTGTGAGAGTGGTGAAACGAAGGATATGCACAAGGaaaggcagaagaagaaagtgaaggctaaggacaaggacaagattgaagaggaagagaaggactcAGATAAAAAGTTCGATATCAAGGAGACTGTAAAGGGTAAGAACAAACATGAAGCGGAAGAGAAGGACTCGGATAAAAAGTTCGATATCAAGGAGACTGTAAAGGGTAAGGACAAACATGAAGCGGAAGAGAAGGACCAAACGATTGAGAGAggtaaggatgaggaggacaagaatggcgagaaggacaaggacaagattaaagaggaagagaaggactcGGATAAAAAGTTCAATATCAAGGAGACTGTAAAGGGTAAGGACAAACATGAAGCGGAAGAGAAGGACCAAACGATTGAGAGAggtaaggatgaggaggacaagaATGGCGAGAAGCATAAGGATGatggcaagaaggaggagaaccAATTTgacatcaagaagcagaaggacGAAGAGAAATAG
- a CDS encoding hypothetical protein (EggNog:ENOG41), with amino-acid sequence MSMKAVRFHGQQDVRLEEIPLPSLEPNSVRIAPKFCGICGTDVHEYLGGNNLIPKPGTPHGITGETSPLTLGHEFSGVVEEVGSEVTRLQKGDRVCVQPIIYDNECRSCKRGLVNCCDKNGFIGLSGWGGGLCETTVVPQDAVKKLPDNVSLEVGALVEPLAVGWHAIKISPYQEGDSAFVVGGGPIGLAVVQALIGRGCKNIILSEVSSKRREFARKFGAHHVFDPTKDDIVAEVKKLTDGLGADVGFDAAGSQHAIDAAFDCLKARAVLVNIAVWEKRAQLNMNQIVFRERSYVGCATYALGDFEEVIDALSSGKITPEGMITKVIKMDKVVEEGFQTLINDKDNHVKILVDVSAGV; translated from the exons ATGTCAATGAAAGCAGTGCGTTTCCACGGACAGCAGGATGTCCGGCTAGAGGAGATTCCCCTCCCCTCTCTCGAGCCAAACTCGGTCCGTATCGCTCCTAAATTCTGCGGAATCTGCGGGACAGACGTGCATGAATATCTCGGTGGCAATAACCTCATCCCCAAGCCTGGCACCCCGCACGGCATCACCGGGGAGACATCGCCCCTCACTCTGGGTCATGAGTTCAGCGGCGTTGTCGAGGAAGTGGGGAGTGAGGTTACGCGCCTCCAGAAGGGAGATCGCGTTTGCGTTCAGCCGATTATTTACGATAATGAATGTCGTTCATGCAAGCGCGGTCTTGTCAATTGTTGTGACAAGAATGGGTTTATCGGGCTGAGTGGTTGGGGAGGCGGTCTCTGTGAAACGACAGTTGTTCCGCAAGATGCTGTGAAGAAGTTGCCTGATAACGTTTCTCTTGAGGTTGGAGCGCTTGTTGAACCGCTTGCCGTCGGATGGCACGCGATCAAGATCTCGCCATATCAAGAAGGTGATTCAGCGTTTGTCGTTGGTGGCGGACCAATTGGACTCGCTGTTGTGCAGGCGCTTATTGGCAGAGGATGCAAGAACATTATTCTCAGCGAGGTCAGCTCCAAGCGTCGAGAGTTTGCAAGGAAATTCGGCGCTCATCATGTGTTTGACCCAACCAAGGACGACATCGTGGCTGAAGTCAAGAAATTGACCGACGGTTTGGGCGCAGACGTTGGTTTCGACGCAGCTGGATCCCAGCATGCCATCGATGCAGCTTTCGATTGTCTCAAGGCTAGAGCAGTACTCGTCAACATCGCTGTTTGGGAAAAGAGGGCTCAATTGAACATGAATCAGATCGTGTTTCGTGAAAGATCATACGTTGGATG CGCCACGTATGCTCTTGGTGATTTTGAAGAGGTCATTGATGCGCTGTCGAGTGGCAAGATTACGCCTGAGGGGATGATTACAAAGGTTATCAAGATGGATAAGGTTGTGGAGGAGGGGTTCCAGACGCTTATCAATGATAAGGATAATCATGTTAAGATTTTGGTTGATGTCAGTGCTGGTGTATAA